The following are from one region of the Knoellia sp. p5-6-4 genome:
- a CDS encoding SURF1 family protein yields the protein MLRVLATRRWLGALALAGAFAVLAFFLGQWQWHRYEERRERVDRIEAHYDAAPVPLGDLVGTGPLPVEREWTRVSVAGRYAAGEPLLVRNRPLEGTYGYEVLSPLTLADGRTLLVNRGWVRNAESAQSRPEVPPAPAGSVTVSGWLRLSERSLGRDLPPGQLASINLPQAEQQLGTDLLGAYLALDREQVLGGDTPPRPYPLERPDTTLGPHQAYAFQWWGAMAVGFVLVYFGVRREQREGLGPEGTPARPSAARPRKVRVWDEEDA from the coding sequence GTGCTCCGGGTGTTGGCAACGCGCCGCTGGCTGGGCGCCCTGGCCCTCGCCGGGGCCTTTGCCGTGCTCGCCTTCTTCCTCGGCCAGTGGCAGTGGCACCGCTACGAGGAGCGGCGCGAGCGGGTCGACCGGATCGAGGCGCACTACGACGCCGCTCCCGTGCCGCTGGGCGACCTGGTGGGCACCGGCCCCCTGCCGGTGGAACGGGAGTGGACGAGGGTCTCGGTGGCCGGACGGTATGCCGCCGGCGAGCCACTGCTGGTCCGGAACCGGCCCCTCGAGGGAACCTATGGCTACGAGGTGCTCAGCCCCCTCACGCTCGCCGACGGGCGCACGCTCCTGGTGAACCGTGGCTGGGTCCGCAACGCGGAGAGCGCGCAGAGCAGGCCCGAGGTGCCTCCCGCACCGGCGGGCTCCGTCACGGTCTCGGGCTGGCTCCGGCTCTCGGAGCGCTCGCTGGGCCGCGACCTGCCACCGGGCCAGCTGGCGAGCATCAACCTGCCCCAGGCCGAGCAGCAGCTGGGGACGGACCTGCTCGGGGCCTACCTCGCGCTGGACCGCGAGCAGGTCCTGGGCGGGGACACCCCGCCGCGCCCCTACCCGCTCGAGCGTCCGGACACCACGCTGGGCCCCCACCAGGCCTATGCGTTCCAGTGGTGGGGGGCCATGGCCGTCGGCTTCGTGCTGGTGTACTTCGGCGTGAGGCGCGAGCAGCGCGAAGGCCTCGGCCCCGAGGGCACACCGGCTCGGCCGAGTGCGGCCCGGCCGCGCAAGGTGAGGGTCTGGGACGAAGAGGACGCCTGA
- a CDS encoding DUF3099 domain-containing protein translates to MAGPRRRDRHPVVQSVTTAPESLRDEQAARIRRYLVTMGIRTACFVLAALTATRGAAWWVWGSFAVLAVVLPYIAVVLANAVRPRLGGRADAVTPTTDHTRQIER, encoded by the coding sequence ATGGCCGGACCCCGCCGTCGCGATCGACACCCCGTGGTGCAGTCGGTGACGACGGCCCCCGAGTCGCTGCGCGACGAGCAGGCGGCTCGGATCCGTCGCTACCTGGTCACCATGGGCATTCGCACGGCCTGCTTCGTGCTGGCAGCGCTGACGGCCACCAGGGGCGCCGCCTGGTGGGTGTGGGGTTCCTTCGCCGTCCTGGCCGTCGTGCTCCCCTACATCGCCGTGGTGCTCGCGAACGCGGTGCGTCCGAGGCTCGGTGGCCGCGCGGACGCGGTCACGCCGACGACCGACCACACACGGCAGATCGAGCGCTGA
- the fabI gene encoding enoyl-ACP reductase FabI, whose translation MLLEGKKLLITGVLMDSSIAFHVARLAQEQGAEVILTSFGRTMKITQTISRRLPSAPPVLELDVTNQEHLDTLADRLGEHVDRLDGVLHSIGFAPQGAFNFLEGTFEDVSTAMHASAYSLKSLAVAALPRMSGGGSIVGLTFDAKFAWPVYDWMGVAKAAFEATNRYCARDLGPKGIRCNLVSAGPIRTTAAKSIPGFEAFENTWNQRAPLGWDVNNPVPAAQACAALLSDWFPATTGEIVHVDGGVHAMGQ comes from the coding sequence ATGCTGCTCGAGGGCAAGAAGCTGCTCATCACGGGGGTCCTCATGGACTCCTCCATCGCCTTCCACGTGGCCAGGCTGGCCCAGGAGCAGGGGGCGGAGGTGATCCTCACGTCCTTCGGCCGCACCATGAAGATCACCCAGACGATCTCCCGGCGGCTCCCCAGCGCGCCCCCAGTGCTCGAGCTCGACGTGACGAACCAGGAGCACCTCGACACCCTCGCCGACCGGCTCGGCGAGCACGTCGACCGCCTCGACGGCGTGCTGCACTCGATCGGCTTCGCCCCGCAGGGCGCCTTCAACTTCCTCGAGGGCACCTTCGAGGACGTCAGCACGGCCATGCACGCCTCCGCGTACTCCCTGAAGTCGCTGGCCGTGGCGGCGCTGCCGCGGATGTCCGGTGGGGGCAGCATCGTCGGCCTGACGTTCGACGCCAAGTTCGCGTGGCCGGTCTACGACTGGATGGGCGTGGCCAAGGCGGCGTTCGAGGCCACCAACCGCTACTGCGCCCGTGACCTCGGGCCCAAGGGCATCCGGTGCAACCTGGTGTCGGCCGGGCCGATCCGCACCACCGCCGCCAAGTCGATCCCGGGCTTCGAGGCCTTCGAGAACACCTGGAACCAGCGCGCCCCGCTCGGCTGGGACGTCAACAACCCCGTGCCGGCGGCGCAGGCCTGTGCCGCGCTGCTGTCCGACTGGTTCCCGGCCACGACCGGCGAGATCGTGCACGTCGACGGGGGCGTCCACGCCATGGGCCAGTAG
- a CDS encoding beta-ketoacyl-ACP reductase has protein sequence MADGRNVLVTGGNRGIGLCIARAFAAAGDNVVVTHRSGEPPEGLRGVTCDVTDTASVDAAFTAAEELLGGPVEVLVANAGVTKDQLLMRMSDEEFDTVVDTNLTGAFRCARRASKGMIRLRRGRIVLISSVVGLYGSPGQANYAASKSALVGLARSITRELGGRGITANVVAPGFIETDMTAALPEERREQYLANIPAGRFAEPEEVAAAVRFIASDDAAYISGAVIPVDGGLGMGH, from the coding sequence ATGGCCGACGGCCGCAACGTGCTGGTGACCGGGGGCAACCGTGGCATCGGCCTGTGCATCGCAAGGGCCTTCGCCGCCGCCGGCGACAACGTCGTCGTCACGCACCGGTCGGGCGAGCCGCCGGAGGGGCTGCGCGGGGTCACCTGCGACGTCACGGACACCGCGTCGGTCGACGCCGCCTTCACCGCCGCCGAGGAGCTCCTCGGCGGCCCCGTCGAGGTGCTCGTGGCCAACGCCGGGGTGACGAAGGACCAGCTGCTCATGCGGATGAGCGACGAGGAGTTCGACACCGTCGTCGACACCAACCTCACCGGGGCGTTCCGTTGCGCCCGCCGCGCCAGCAAGGGGATGATCCGCCTGCGCAGGGGGCGCATCGTGCTCATCTCCAGCGTCGTCGGCCTGTACGGTTCGCCGGGACAGGCCAACTACGCCGCCAGCAAGTCGGCCCTCGTCGGGCTCGCCCGCTCGATCACCCGCGAGCTCGGGGGGCGCGGCATCACCGCGAACGTCGTGGCACCGGGCTTCATCGAGACCGACATGACCGCCGCCCTGCCCGAGGAGCGACGCGAGCAGTACCTGGCCAACATCCCCGCAGGTCGGTTCGCCGAGCCGGAGGAGGTGGCCGCGGCGGTGCGGTTCATCGCCTCGGACGACGCGGCATACATCTCGGGCGCCGTCATCCCGGTCGACGGCGGCCTGGGCATGGGCCACTGA
- a CDS encoding tetratricopeptide repeat protein: protein MTSDAAPAPDATDTSVTVAEVRILEGPNLYFSKPAAKVTLTLPGYLDADEAAMTGLARRIGLRGGRAGAPGSEQRQRFVARVVERAVRRLATASGTSRLGVRCRPGSTPDEVVAAYVWRRRGRARALGHALGPTLAGWLGGVDLVAEQADEITRADPGERPSVLVPTVPVASVTGTNGKTTTTRLLGHIGMTAGLKTAWSSTDGIVVQGELVEAGDYSGPAGARAVLSTPGVRLGILETARGGMLLKGMGVAANDVSVVTNVSADHLGLQGIDTVDQLAEVKAIVTKATRPSGWAVLNGEDPRVWAMRTGTRAKPWVFALRSDAPAVREALDTGGRAITILDGDITVLFPGREPDRLISVLDVPVTLSGLSHHNIANALAGAAAALALGLPREAVVEGLRTFAPDERLNPGRMNTYTMPASGGGTITVIVDLAHNEAGLEALMDVAHGLRVPGAQVHLGLGLAGDRTDDLLESMGEIAGLRADRVVAAHKAHYLRGRSMADLEHHLRVGLARAGVADIESYETELEGLKALVPEASDGDVVCLMCHSEREQVTAWLASQGAVPDTAADIRRKVVASRGEHDAEAAIAELWDLPDPVVRVRAARELHAQRPSDARLAYEHASALDAAGQEAEAIALYLQALDLGLREPHRHRARIQLGSSLRAVGRPQESYELLSELAHERPHSVAVTAFRALAAADSGRCDEAVADLIDALLHHAGDEDTLSYQRALHAYAEDLRER, encoded by the coding sequence ATGACGTCTGACGCTGCCCCCGCACCCGACGCCACCGACACCTCCGTGACCGTTGCCGAGGTCCGCATCCTCGAGGGCCCCAACCTCTACTTCTCGAAGCCGGCGGCCAAGGTGACCCTCACCCTGCCGGGGTACCTCGACGCGGACGAGGCCGCCATGACGGGCCTGGCCCGGCGCATCGGCCTGCGCGGGGGCCGGGCCGGTGCCCCCGGGTCGGAGCAGCGGCAGCGGTTCGTCGCGCGCGTGGTGGAGCGGGCGGTGCGACGCCTCGCGACGGCGAGCGGCACCAGCCGGCTCGGCGTGCGTTGCCGGCCGGGGAGCACGCCGGACGAGGTCGTCGCCGCCTACGTGTGGCGCCGGCGCGGGAGGGCACGCGCGCTGGGCCACGCGCTCGGGCCGACACTCGCCGGGTGGCTCGGCGGCGTCGACCTGGTCGCCGAGCAGGCCGACGAGATCACGCGGGCCGACCCGGGGGAGCGCCCGTCGGTGCTGGTCCCGACTGTGCCGGTCGCCTCGGTCACCGGCACCAACGGCAAGACCACCACGACCCGGCTGCTCGGGCACATCGGCATGACAGCCGGTCTGAAGACCGCGTGGTCGTCCACCGACGGCATCGTCGTGCAGGGCGAGCTGGTCGAGGCAGGCGACTACTCCGGACCTGCCGGCGCACGGGCCGTGCTGTCGACGCCGGGGGTGCGACTCGGGATCCTCGAGACGGCCCGTGGAGGGATGCTGCTCAAGGGCATGGGCGTCGCGGCCAACGACGTCAGCGTGGTCACCAACGTCTCCGCCGACCACCTGGGGCTGCAGGGCATCGACACCGTGGACCAGCTCGCCGAGGTGAAGGCGATCGTCACCAAGGCGACGCGCCCCTCCGGCTGGGCCGTGCTCAACGGTGAGGACCCGCGGGTCTGGGCCATGCGGACGGGGACCCGGGCCAAGCCGTGGGTCTTCGCGCTGCGCTCCGACGCCCCCGCGGTCCGCGAGGCCCTCGACACCGGCGGGCGGGCGATCACCATCCTCGACGGCGACATCACGGTGCTGTTCCCGGGGCGGGAGCCGGACCGGCTCATCAGCGTCCTCGACGTGCCCGTCACGCTCTCGGGGCTGTCGCACCACAACATCGCCAACGCCCTTGCCGGCGCCGCAGCCGCCCTGGCGCTGGGGCTCCCGCGCGAGGCCGTCGTCGAGGGGCTGAGGACCTTCGCGCCGGACGAGCGGCTCAACCCGGGCCGCATGAACACGTACACGATGCCGGCTTCCGGCGGAGGCACGATCACGGTCATCGTCGACCTGGCGCACAACGAGGCGGGGCTCGAGGCGCTCATGGACGTCGCGCACGGCCTTCGCGTCCCGGGTGCCCAGGTCCACCTCGGGCTGGGCCTCGCCGGCGACCGCACCGACGACCTGCTGGAGTCCATGGGCGAGATCGCCGGCCTGCGCGCCGACCGGGTCGTCGCCGCCCACAAGGCGCACTACCTGCGGGGACGCTCGATGGCCGACCTCGAGCACCACCTGCGGGTGGGCCTCGCGCGGGCCGGCGTGGCCGACATCGAGTCCTACGAGACCGAGCTGGAGGGGCTCAAGGCGCTCGTGCCCGAGGCCTCCGACGGTGACGTCGTCTGCCTGATGTGCCACTCGGAGCGGGAGCAGGTCACCGCGTGGCTCGCCTCGCAGGGTGCGGTGCCCGACACCGCCGCCGACATCCGGCGCAAGGTGGTCGCCTCTCGGGGTGAGCACGACGCCGAGGCCGCGATCGCCGAGCTGTGGGACCTGCCCGACCCCGTCGTCCGGGTCCGGGCGGCGCGCGAGCTGCACGCCCAGCGCCCGTCGGATGCCCGGCTGGCCTACGAGCACGCCAGCGCCCTCGACGCGGCAGGGCAGGAGGCCGAGGCGATCGCGCTCTACCTGCAGGCCCTCGACCTCGGCCTGCGCGAGCCGCACCGGCACCGCGCACGGATCCAGCTCGGGTCGAGCCTGCGGGCGGTGGGCCGCCCGCAGGAGTCCTACGAGCTGCTCTCGGAGCTGGCCCACGAGCGGCCGCACAGCGTCGCCGTTACGGCGTTCCGGGCCCTCGCCGCGGCCGACTCGGGACGGTGTGACGAGGCGGTCGCCGACCTCATCGACGCCCTGCTCCACCACGCCGGCGACGAGGACACCCTCAGCTACCAGCGCGCCCTGCACGCCTACGCCGAGGATCTCCGCGAGCGCTGA
- the moaA gene encoding GTP 3',8-cyclase MoaA, producing the protein MTGLPFPRVRPRGSTVPEGTTGLPDQFGRLGRDLRVSVTDRCNLRCTYCMPAEGLPWLPKPEMLTDEEIVRLVGVFVGLGVRQVRLTGGEPLLRRSLVDVVRGIASLEPRPRIAMTTNGVGLDRLAEPLRDAGLDRVNVSLDTIDAREFAALTRRDRLHDVEAGLKAAAAAGLAPVKVNAVAMRGINDGSVPELLQWCLDRGYELRFIEQMPLDAQHGWDAASMVTASEVRHRLEERFTLTELPAADRGSAPAELFLVDGGPATVGIIASVSQPFCAACDRIRLTADGQVRNCLFSRTETDLRGPLRDGATDEEIAGLLQGEMWRKARGHGIGEPGFVQPDRPMSAIGG; encoded by the coding sequence ATGACCGGCCTCCCGTTCCCGCGCGTGCGACCCCGGGGCAGCACCGTGCCCGAGGGCACGACCGGTCTGCCGGACCAGTTCGGGCGTCTCGGCCGTGACCTCAGGGTGTCCGTCACCGACCGCTGCAACCTGCGCTGCACCTACTGCATGCCGGCCGAGGGGCTGCCGTGGCTGCCCAAGCCGGAGATGCTCACCGACGAGGAGATCGTCCGGCTGGTCGGGGTCTTCGTGGGCCTCGGCGTGCGCCAGGTGCGGTTGACGGGAGGGGAGCCGCTGCTGCGCAGATCCCTCGTGGACGTGGTCAGGGGCATCGCGTCGCTCGAGCCGCGACCGCGGATCGCCATGACCACCAACGGCGTCGGCCTCGACCGGCTCGCCGAGCCGCTCAGGGATGCCGGGCTCGACCGGGTCAACGTCAGCCTCGACACGATCGACGCCCGGGAGTTCGCCGCCCTCACCCGTCGTGACCGCCTCCACGACGTCGAGGCCGGGCTCAAGGCCGCGGCCGCCGCCGGGCTCGCACCGGTCAAGGTCAACGCGGTCGCCATGCGCGGCATCAACGACGGCTCGGTGCCAGAGCTGCTGCAGTGGTGCCTCGACCGGGGCTACGAGCTGAGGTTCATCGAGCAGATGCCGCTCGACGCGCAGCACGGGTGGGACGCCGCCAGCATGGTCACGGCATCGGAGGTGCGGCACCGGCTCGAGGAGCGCTTCACCCTGACGGAGCTGCCCGCCGCCGATCGGGGGAGCGCTCCGGCGGAGCTGTTCCTCGTCGACGGCGGTCCGGCCACGGTGGGCATCATCGCCAGCGTCAGCCAGCCCTTCTGCGCCGCCTGCGACCGCATCCGCCTCACCGCCGACGGGCAGGTGCGCAACTGCCTGTTCTCCCGCACCGAGACCGACCTGCGCGGACCGCTGCGCGACGGCGCCACCGACGAGGAGATCGCCGGGCTGCTGCAGGGCGAGATGTGGCGCAAGGCCCGCGGCCATGGCATCGGCGAGCCCGGCTTCGTCCAACCCGACCGACCCATGTCGGCCATCGGCGGCTGA